The genomic interval CTGCTAGCATTTCTCTTcgaaaatgtaaaacaaaaggCAAGAAGTACACTGCTCGTGACTTAAATTCAGAAGATTATGTTAATAAGCTGATACATCTTGATGAAGGTTTTAGAGTACTAAAAAATCTAAGAGGAAGCCCAgcatattttcaaaaatgcaaaaagGATTTGTTTGCTATGATCCGTCAGCTTGGCAACCCTACATGGTTCTGTTCTTTCTCAGCTGCAGAAACAAGATGGACACATTTTCTTCACGCGCAAGCGAAAGATCGCGAAAGGCCAAAGCTGAACCTCTTCGTCGcgaagttgaattgaaaaaccTTTTGAAGCGCCAAGAAATGGAACATCAAATGGAGCAGCAGTTAGCTGAAATGAAATTGCAAGAAGAACTGAAACGTCAGATTGCCATTTTAGTCGCAGAAGGAGAAATTGAAAAGGCTAAAGTCATTGATGATCTCTTCGAGGCATCCGAAAGTTCTAAGCATAGTATCAAGTCACAGTTAAAGCTGGTGAACACAGAGGAAGCATCTCACTCTTATCCTACTACGAGACATGCTGAATTGTACACCAAATGCGACCCCAAAAATGTTGGCAAAATTATCCGAAACCAGCGCTGGATTTGAAAACTCGATCCTGGGACCCAGGTCCCTCTCACAGCCGCAGCAGTGGTGAAAACCTGGCGGTTTTGCAACAGTTACAGCAAATGATGAAGCAGCAACAAGAGGCTCTGCAAGTGATGGCTGTCTCGATTCAACAAGGATTTGAAATGCCCAAAAGAGAGGTGTTAACCTTTGATGGTAATCCTCTAAACTACTGGTTGTTCGTGAACAACTTCGAGGTCAATATCGCCAAGAGAGTACCTGACGCTGAGTCGAGGCTTGCGTACCTTATAAAACATTGTTCTGGAAAGGCTAGAGAGGCCATTATGAACTGTGCCATAATTTCCGATCCAAACGCAGGATACAGGAAAGCCCAGGAGATCTTGTATCATTGATTTGGACAGAAACACATTGTTGCGCATGCGCACATCGCGAAGATAGTGGAAGGTCCTCAGCTTAAAGGTACGGACGTCACTGGGTTGTCAGATCTGTCTGTTCAGATGCAGAATTGTGCGCTGACCCTTTCTCAAATGGGCTACAAGGCAGATGTAAATGGCTCAGACAATCTCATAAAGGTGATGAAATGCCTCCCTGTTCATTTACAGTCCAAATGGGCAGACAGAGCCGGCTCATTAACCCAAGCTGGCGTAGAACCTAATTTCTGGCATCTAGCTGAGTTTGTTGAAGAGAAAGTTTTGTTGGCAAACACTACGTACGGAAGAGCGGTTGGTTCCATACCAGACTAGGATCGAAGTACGAACTCATCTAAAGTTAAGCCTCCAGTCAGGAAAGGTGGTGTCTTTACCATGCAGTCCGAGATGGTTGCAGGCGGTCCTCCTGCAAATGCAACTCCTCCCATTGTCAATTGCCCGTTGTGCTCTGGTCAACATAGATTGTCGAAGTGCGAGCTTATGAAAGCAAAGAGTCCTGAAGAAAGGAACACACTTTtacacactttatttttcttttttttacaaaataatttagattatgttgacccgcagatagcaaatttgctattcgaGGTGGGTCAATcgtcaacaaacatttacaatatataaagaaaattaaaaactaaatagttagatattgttaaattataaagagaagcataactggtaaatacatcaatagttgttcaataaagtatagaagcagataaattagtactgaaagcaatcggatcaatttgttttaattatgcagtccttaagtttagaggagatcttttcaacatcaagataagaatcttcattatctagtatctgaaataaagacgtttttatttgtttattaaaggaatgttttgataacgttttgaattcttttggcatcttattccaaattttgacaccaacacacgagaaagcctttttttgtaggttaagtctagagtactttgtactaaagagctgcgatttggatgatcgagtattgtaggtatgaatatgagatgttttagtaaatagtttcaaaatattaatgggagCCCTCTGGTTGTGCACATCAAACATAAGTTTACTTACGGCTTCATAATATAGGAACGTACCaggcagaatttttgctttggcaaataaagggaTGGCATGCTCTCTTCGATCGGTGAAATAGATTAGGCGCAAAACTCgcttttgaagaactaaaatcttgtttaaataagcatttgacgcattgccccaggcaaggagtccataagttatataaggtagaattaatgaattgtaaatatttacaaggacaGTAGAGGGAACGAAGTACCTCAGCTTTGCAATCATCCctattgttttacttatttttacgataacagagtcaacatggtttttccatgacaaattttgatcaattaaaacgcctagatatttgatataacttttttgctctaaactaactcttcggtttgtctcacaatctaaaatacctatttgtggagaaaaatgcatttttttctgacgaggacgaaaaattaagaaatttgatttttttgaagaAGAGCTTTGTTAGGCAAGTGAGACTGTGTGACAACTGTTTTGCGAGCGGTCACATGGCAATGGATTGCAGAAGTAAAATGAGATGCCAAATGAATGGCTGCGGATGGAAACATCACACAATGTTGCATGTTCAGAAGAAGAAGTACGACAGTGGTAGCTCTCCTGTAGACCCACCAGCCACCTCGGGAGAGACTGGTACGAGTACTGCCAGTGGACCTAGTGAGACTAGAACGAGTACCGTCAGCAGGGCCGGGGAGACTGGTCAGTGTAGTGCTACTGGTTCTGGAAAGAACAATGTGTGTTTAAGAACAGTTCCAGTCATCGTGAGAGGAAAGGGTGAACTTGATCAGATCATGACAAATGCTTTACTCGACCCTGGGTCGGACGTGACATTATGTGATGTGAGCCTTATGGATAAACTCCAGCTAGTGGGTCAACCCAAGCAGTTTTCGTTGGCAACTGTTAATGGCGAGTCAGACTCCCGGAAGGGTTCGAGTTGTCTTTGTGTGTCCGCGGGTTGCAGATGGACAAGGAAATTGTGCTGGATAAAGTCTGGACGGTTGATACTTTGCATCTTCCACAAGGCAGTCCACCAGATGAAGACACAGCTCAATGGCCTCATCTGAATGGAATACACTTCCCAAGGATAGAATCTGATACGGAGTCGGTCCTCATCGGCAGCGATGTTCCAGAAGCTCACTGGGTGTACGACCAGAGGCGTGGTAGGCGTGGCCAACCTTATGCCGTGTGTACTCCCCTCGGATGGACCTTGATGGGACCATTGAACTTGTGCGAAAGGAACTCCTTCAGTGTCAACTTTATACGCTAAGACGACACGACGAAACACTTCATCGGCAGATGGAGACCATGTTTAAAAGTGATTTCAACAAGCCAATGATGTCCACAAAGATCACGATGTCAGTTGAAGATCAAAGAGCATTAACCCAAATAGAAAGTTCTGTGAAACTTGTGAATGGCCATTATCAGCTGGGTTTGCCTTGGAAGTTCAAGTCAGTAAGCCTCCCAAACAACCGTGACTTTGCAATGGGAAGATTGCGCCATCTGAAGAAGCGTTTCCAACACGATCCTCACCTTTTCCAGAAGTACAAGGACACTATTAACGGTTATGTCTCCAGCGGTTTTGCTAGACAAGTTCCCTGTGACGAACTGACACCCGCTAAAGATACACCAGTTTGGTACTTACCCCACCATCCAGTTTTTCATCTGCAAAAACCTGGTAAGGTAAGGGTTGTCTTGAGGATGAGGAGAGTTCGGAAGAGGATTCTGCTGTGTGGCATGGATGGCTGAAGGAACTTGAATCTTTAAGAGCAGTATCAGTCCCAAGATGCTTCAAGCTGCCAGAGTTTGGTGCTGTCATCAATGTTCAGTTACACCATTTTTCAGATGCCTCCGAATATGGTTATGGTGCAGCATCCTATCTCAGAATCGTGGACAACAATGGTGCTATAcattgttcctttgttcttgGTAAATCTCGCGTGACCCCCCTTAAAGCGGTTTCCATACCTTGCCTTGAGCTGACAGCTGCTGTGGTCGCTGTGAAGTCAAATTGCCTGATCTGAAACGAGCTCGAGTACCCCATACATGATACAACCTACTGGACTGATTCCACCGTAGTCTTACAGAACATTCGTAACGAGTCATCGCGATTCTATTTAACCCTCCGGAGGCTAGCCATCAAGGTGGCGTCTGGGAACGTATAATTCGTTCTGTGCGTAAGATTCTCGGCGCTTTGTTAAAAGAGCGGCTGGTTAATGATGAAACCTTGTTGACTCTACTGTGCGAAGTGGAGAAGATACTCAACGATAGGCCCTTGACTCCCATCAGTGATCACCCAGATGATCCAGAGATGCTGACGCCCAGTAAACTTCAGCCTCTTAAGTCCAATTCTTGCCTTCCTTTGGATGTCTTCACGAGTCACAACATGTACAGCAAGCATTGGCGCCAAGTGCAATGTCTAGCAAATTCATTCTGGAAGAGATGGATGAAAGAATATTTACCTACCCTTCAGTCAAGGCAAAAATGGACCTCTCAGCGTCGTAACTTGGCCATTGGTGATCTGGTTTGGTTCTCGTCGTCGATGAGAAGTCGCCGAGAGGTCACTGGCTGATGGGATTGATTGAGGAAGTGTTCCCGGACAGCCATGGCCACGTACGTCATGTTAAAGTGAGAACGGCCACATCAGTCTACACACGGGACATCAGGGAGCTGTGTCTCCTCGGAGGAGTCCAGAATTTATGACACTATGAACTCTGTGAATGAACTGTCATGAATTCCATGACTACGAAATTATTATGAACTGCGTAATTTATGGTATTTAGGTAtaggtttggttttttttattagaatAAGGCTAGTAGCCCTTATTCAGGGCCGGTGTAAAAACCATCCCTCGACCCAGGCCACCTTGTCAACATTAGTTATTTCGCGCTCTGCATGCTAATTTATAATTCAGTCTGCGAGTCACATTGTTCGAGTTAGTTATCAGTTGTCTGTTGTCAGTCAAGTTTTGCGGTCAAGTTTCACTTCTACGGCCCTTATCCCGTCACATCTGGTACGTTCTTTATTCTAGTTGTGTTTGCTTATTAGTTAATGCTTCCTTGTGTTCAATTTCCCtgagtaattttattttattcatctaTTTAGAAACCACATTGGCAATTACGTAACTATGGTGAGACATTAAATCGAAGTGAAAACCTATTGCTGGTGTGCGTCGTCTATAGCTCGTACTAGTGAGATGGAAGAACTTGTCAATCAACAACTGCATAGACATGCTAAGACTTGTAAGAAAATGGGACAGAAAGTATGCAGATTGAACTTTCCCTTGCCGCCAATGCGACAAACTGTTATTTTAACACCACTTCAAGAATATGACATTTTGACAGTGAGAAGCAAAAAACGTcaaagaaaatgcaaagaaagtTAAAGATGAACTTGACTGTATAAAATTTGGTGAAGATATAACTTTTGAGCAATTTCCAATGAAATTACGATTACATGAGGAAAGTTACATACTAGCATTAAGGCACACAATAAAGTGCAGCATCCTATTTTTGAAGAGACTGCCATCAGAAATAAGTAATATTACAGTAATACTACGGCCTCTTTTAACTCCATGGTAATATCTCTATTGGTTAGTGGTGATTTACATCTGCATCCTGGGCCTGAAGTCTCTTCACAAAATTCTGCGCAAATTCCATACAGTGAAAATGGTTTATCGCATTGCTTAAATTTCTCTCTACTGAACACACGCTCCGTGCGTAATAAGACAATGGAGGTTAAAGATTTTGTGGTGGATTTTGATGTAGATATTCTAGCTTTTACTGAGACCTGGCTGAGACCACATAATATGGATGATGTTGAGATTGGAACACTGTGTCCAACAGGTTATAGATTCCTACATGTTCCCAGGAAACAAGAGGAGGCGGTGTTGGTATCTTATTTAAGGATGTGCTGAACATCAACACTTCATTAACAGTTGATTATGATACATTTGAAATCATGGATGTTCGTCTTCGGAGCCTATATAGTGTCAGGATCTTAGTCATCTATCGTCCACCTGATAATTCCTCTTTCAATCGATTTTTTGAGGAATTCTCACATCTACTTGAATCTGTAACTGTGGAGTCTTCTGATCGAGTCCTAATTACTGGTGACTTTAACTTGCATATGGATTGTCAAGATGATGTAAATGCCAAACGTTTTACTGACATCTTGGAATCTTTTGACCTTAAACAACGTGTCTGTGCTTGGACTCATCGCAATGGCCATACTCTTGACTTACTTATAAATAAGTCTGATGATAACATGCTCAATAATATCAAAGTCTATGATCCTAACATCTCTGATCATTTGGCGGTAATGTGTGATGTCTCCATAAGAAAGCCCCAGTTTAGGAAGGAAGTTATCTTCTATCGGAAGCTTTGGTCTCTTGACGTGGAGTCGTTTCTTAGTGATGTTGCTGACTGCCCTCTCGTCATCGACCCATCCAGCGATCTCGATCATCTAGTTCAACAGTATGACACCTTATTAAGATCAATAATGGACAAGCATGCTCCTGTCAAGCGCCGAGTTGTTACTATTAGGCCTGCTGCTCCGTGGTACACTAATGAGGTATCTGTAGAGAAGCGTAAGCGACGACGccttgaaagaaaatggcgaagAACCAGGCTGCAGGCTGATCGACAAGAATATAATCGTCAGTGCTGCGTTGTGAATAATTTGATCAAGTCGTTGAAATCCTCTTACTACACTACCATCATTACTGAAAACTCAAGTGATCAACGGGTTTTGTTTAATACAGTATCAAAACTACTACAAAAGCAATCAACTGCACGGTATCCATCTTCTTGTAGTGATGCACTAGCTAATTCTTTCGCTGATTATTTCATTGACAAGATTGATTGTATCCATGCCACACTAATAGAGAAGAATTCTGCGCAAGGTAATGATGCTAATGAAGTGACTCTTGGTAACTACGTGGAATGTAACTCTGTGTTTTCAGACTTTATTAATGTCAGTTACGAAGACATCAAGGGACTTGCATTGAGATCTATTAATAAATCCTGTGTACTTGATCCTCTGCCTGCAGTGGTAATGAAGGAATGTTTCAATTTACTAACTCCTGTGTTGACTAACATAGTGAATACATCTTTATCTACTGGAGTTATGCCTGATGTCTTGAAGATTGCAGCTATGACACCGACTTtaaagaaacataatgctgatttcactaaatatgaaagttttCGACCTATTTCTAATTTGAAGTTTGTGTCCAAGCTTGTGGAAAAAGTGGTATATGTCCAGCTTACAGACTATATTACATCTAATGGTCTTTCGGAAACGTTTCAATCCGCATACAAGTCATTTCACTCCACTGAAACGGCTCTACTGAGGGTTCAAAATGACATTCTTTGTGCTTTAGATCGTAATGAGTCGGTCATACTGGTACTTTTGGATCTGTTGGCGGTGTTTGATACGGTGGACCATACTCTTCTCGTGACAAGGCTGTctacttgttttggttttcaaggAACTGTGCTTAAGTGGCTGAAATCATACCTGTCTTCACGTAAGCTGTTTGTTAAAGTTGGGAATAGTCATTCTTCACAACGTGCATTGAAgtgtggtgtccctcagggATCAGTTCTGGGCCCTTTGTTGTATTTGTTATACACATCACCTATTGCGGACATAATAAATGATCATGGACTATCATACCATCTATATGCTGACGACACCCAATTATATATTTCCTTTAAATCTACCAGCTTGAATGACATCCAACAAGTGAAGTTGAGAGTGGAATGCTGTGTGAGGGACATTGATGAATGGATGATAAGAAACTATCTTAAACTAAACCAGGACAAAATGGACCTTGTAGTCATCAGTTCCAGATTCCATCCCATGCCTGACATCGGTCACATTACTGTTGGTTCTGAGTGCATTGCACCTCGTGACTCTGTTCGTAATTTAGGGGTTCAGTTTGATAGCATATTTAGTTTTGAGGAGCACATTAAGAACATTTGTAAATCATCATTCTATCATTTGAGAAATATTGCTAAAATCCGCAAGTACTTAAGCCAAGATACATGTAAAATCTTAGTCCATGCATTTATTAGTTCGAAACTTGATCACTGTAATTCTTTATTACATGGCCTTCCTAAGTATCTGTTAGCTAGACTACAGGCAGTTCAGAATGCTGCAGCTTGTGTTGTCACATTGACACCGAGGCATGTTCATATAACTCCTATTCTAATTTATCTTCATTGGTTACCAGTTGAgtttagaataacttttaaaGTCCTTTTATTGGTATACAAGGCCCTTCATGGCCTTGCACCTTCTTATATTTCTgaccttttgaattttaaaacatactCTAGGTCATTGCGTTCTTCATGTAAAGAATATTTAGTGGTTCCAAGAAGCAGATTGAAAACATATGGAGACAGAGCTTTCTCTATTGCAGGACCTAAATTGTGGAACGATTTACCTCTAGAGATTAGGAAATATGCTTCAGTGGCAACTTTTAAGCAAtcccttaaaacttttttatttaagttagcATATAGGTTATgagattccttttgttttgagatgtttttgATTTATATAGTAGATAACTTAGGCTATATTTGaattatattgtatattgtagatattttatattttatattttttatattttattttgtaattaggTAGCGCTTTGGGACAATTATTGGattttagcgctatataaataaaattattattattattattattattattattattataaataattaCAACACACAATTGCTGAAAGCATAGAGGGCAAACATGGATATGCAATATGTCCTAGATCCTTATGCCTGTGCAACTTATATTTTATCTTACATTACAAAAGGGCAGAGAGACATGAGCAGGCTTCTGGAAGAAGCTACTGAAGAAGTTAAGTCAGGCAACAGAGATATCACTCAAAAAGTGAGGCACattggaaacaaatttctaAATGCTGTAGAAATAAGTACTCAAGAGGCTGCACACTTGGTATTACAAATGCCGATGAGAAGATCTACACGTGACTATCAGTTCATGAATACCTCCCATCCTGATGAAAGGACATTCCTGTTAAAGAAATTAGACAAGATCAAGGAGCTACCAGATAACTCATATGAAATAGAATCTGATAACATCATTCAGCGCTACCAAAGACGACCAAAACAGCTAGAAAACATTTGTTTGGCTGATTTTGTTGCGTGGTTCAATTGTGTAAAGGATAATGAATCGGACACTGTTTATGGTGATAAGTTTGATATAGGCTCTGACGACTTTATGCCAGAAGCTTTTTATGATGTGAACACCATTGATGATGACCCTTATAATATGGATGAACAACAAAGTGAACAACAGGAGCTCAAAATGAAGGGTGGTATGAAACCTTTTAAGAGAACAAAACCTAAAATTATTCGATCTGTCCGATTCCATATAAGCAAAGATCCTGAAAATCATTACAGAGAGCAGCTTATGCTTTATTCTCTTTGGCGTAATGAGAACACAGATCTGCTAAGAGATTGTGAAACGTATCAAGAACGATTTAATCAGCTCAATGAACTAGTTCTCTGTAACAGACAAAACTATGAATATCACAGTGAAATATTAGATAAAGCTATGGAGGATTTAGACAATGATCATTTGGAAAATATGATCTATGACAGTGTTGCTCCAAATGCACAACATATTAATGAGCAAGACGGTgcaacaaagcaaaaacaaagtgAATTGTTTGGTTGCTTTGATCCAGGGAATAATAAACAACATAGCCAATATGACTTGCATGATGACATAGGCATTTTCCCTAGATGTGATGACCAAGAGGAGCTTCTTGTAAAACGCATTTCAAATGACGAATATCGTAAGCTTGTTCGCtcattgaatgaaaaacaaagacagttcTTTTATCATGAATTACATTCAGTAAAAACCAGCGATGACCCTCTCAGACTTTTCTTGTCAGGTGGTGCTGGTGTTGGTAAATCCACTGTTACAAATGCACTGTATGAAGCACTGATAAGGTATGTAAATAGCATACCAGGTGAAAACCCCGATGAGATCAATGTGATTAAAGCAGCTCCAACAGGAAAAGTAGCAGTCAACATCAAAGGAAATACATTACATGCAGCAGCAGGGATTTGAATATTGTACACTTGATAGTGACAGACTTAACAcaataagaacaaaattaagaaaactaaaagttctattcattgatgaaatctcaatggtaggaAGTGGTATGTTCAATTTCCTTAATCTAAGGTTACAACAGATAATGGGAAACAAGGAACCATTCGAAGGAATAACTGTGATCACTGTTGGAGATCTGTTCCAGTTAAAACCTGTTTTTGACAGATGGATTTTTGAAAATCCAAACACATCTTATAGTACTTTAGCATCTAATTTGTGGGCAGacttttttagtttatttgaaTTAACAGACATAATGAGGCAAAAAGATGATAAACAGTGCAGAGGTGCTTAACCGTCTAAGAGAAGGAAAGCATTCTGAACGTGATATTGACTGTTTAAAGGAAAGGCTTTTACACACAGTCCCTGGAAGTGAAAATTACCCCATGGAAACAACCCATTTGTTTACTACAAATGCATCAGTAAATGCACACAACAATAGCATGCATGCTAAATGTGAAAGTGACAAATGCCAAATAAAGGCAATATACATTGTAGTTGGAGATATTTCTGATGACCTTAAACAAATGAAGGACAAAATACCAAATGATCCAACAAAAACAATGGGTTTATACTCACTTACCTCAATAGCCACCAATGCAAAGTATGATTTAACAACAAATGTTGATGTAACAGATGGTTTAACAAATGGTGCAGAATGTGTCATTAAAAACATTGACTACAGGGTGGAAAACTCTAGCAGACCTAGTATTATATGGGTATTATTTCCAGATACTGACATAGGTAAAAAGCAGCGCAGAGAAAATATGCATTTATACAACACCAAAACCATTATAAATAGGACATGGACACTAATTCTGGAAGTAACAAGGCAATTCAGAATAAATCAGAACAGTCAAGTACAGATTCTTTGCAGACAGTTTCCATTAAGATCAGCAAGCGCAAAAACAATTCACCGTTGTCAAGGTGTTTTGTTGTGATACGCATCCAAAACCATGAGTTTCAAACTGCTGTTTATTCTTCGTTAGCATTGTTCAAAATCTATAAGTTACACATAGTAAGCGTatcagaaaaataattacagtaaaatataaatataacaaaacagaaTAGTTACCAAACGGTTGTCTTGCTTGAAGTGTATCACAATTAGGAAAGTAATTAAGTTCATTAGTTGACTGTGAAGTAGTTACAATTTCAACGAAACACAAGATGACACTCTAAATGTTGCAGTTGTTGATTTCCCACGCTCCACACAAGAGTACATGCACTATGTAGGTTTAAGTCGAGTCCGAAACAGTTCTAGTCTACATATCATCAACTTAAATGAGCATAAAATTAGGGTAAGTGAAAAGGTTGTGAATGAGATGAATAGACTAAGGACTGAAGCGAACCTTGTACC from Pocillopora verrucosa isolate sample1 chromosome 14, ASM3666991v2, whole genome shotgun sequence carries:
- the LOC131787416 gene encoding uncharacterized protein; the protein is MKQQQEALQVMAVSIQQGFEMPKREVLTFDGNPLNYWLFVNNFEVNIAKRKHIVAHAHIAKIVEGPQLKGTDVTGLSDLSVQMQNCALTLSQMGYKADVNGSDNLIKVMKCLPVHLQSKWADRAGSLTQAGVEPNFWHLAEFVEEKVLLANTTYGRAVGSIPD
- the LOC131796214 gene encoding uncharacterized protein — translated: MPMRRSTRDYQFMNTSHPDERTFLLKKLDKIKELPDNSYEIESDNIIQRYQRRPKQLENICLADFVAWFNCVKDNESDTVYGDKFDIGSDDFMPEAFYDVNTIDDDPYNMDEQQSEQQELKMKGGMKPFKRTKPKIIRSVRFHISKDPENHYREQLMLYSLWRNENTDLLRDCETYQERFNQLNELVLCNRQNYEYHSEILDKAMEDLDNDHLENMIYDSVAPNAQHINEQDGATKQKQSELFGCFDPGNNKQHSQYDLHDDIGIFPRCDDQEELLVKRISNDEYRKLVRSLNEKQRQFFYHELHSVKTSDDPLRLFLSGGAGVGKSTVTNALYEALIRYVNSIPGENPDEINVIKAAPTGKVAVNIKGNTLHAAAGI